DNA sequence from the Coffea eugenioides isolate CCC68of chromosome 9, Ceug_1.0, whole genome shotgun sequence genome:
aaaaaattttaaacagtTCACCCCCCGTGACCCTGCCCGGTTAGAGATTAGTGTGGCTTGGACTGTGGTCTCTGAGGAGCTTTCTCGGTCTTCTGCTGCAGAAACTTCTGCTTTTTAACTCTGCTGTCGACCCTTCTCTCCAAAACCATCACAATTAGAGTGTTGACCGCTTTTTTTAGTTTTGCAAGAGTCCTTCCTTGTTCTCGCTatgtttctttgttttttttttttttttaaacagatGGCCCATTGAAGATCTGGGGCAAATAAAGTTGGAAACATTAGGGATCATAAAGGCCTTCCGGCTAGGATTTGCAGTGTAATTCTCAGCTTCTCTCtgaaagaagagaaaatccCAGAAAGATTTATGGGTAATACTCTTGCTTTGTCtatttttttctcttccccCAATCAAGGCTTCCCTTGTTTCTATCGTTGTTTTCAGTGGTTTTCtttggaaaaagaaattattaacACTGTGCTCTACTTCCTTAGATGCCTTTCCTTCGGAAAAAAGTATATATGCCTCACCCCATATtgttggactttatggtttagATATGCTTGGCAATGCATTGTAGTGTATAATATGTAGGCAAAAAAGAAGTTGTCTTTCTTAAAGATGCGACAATGTGGCTTACTTAAATACTTTGGATTCTACAGAAAATCCAAGCCAGAAGCGTCTAACTCTGTCAAGTGAAATGGATGCTGGTGCTTCTGTTGATAGGATTAGCAGTTTGCCCGATTCAGTTCTCTGTcacattctttcttttctgccAACAACAAAATATGCTGTGGGAACAAGTATTTTATCTAAAAGATGGAAATTCCTGTGGACTGGAGTCCCCTACCTTCTTTTCGATGATGATCGTGTTCATAAAAGCCCAGAAAGAGTGAGAAAGTTTGAGCAATTTGTTAATAAGGTTCTGCTTCTAAGTACTGTGCAGAATATACTCAAGTTCCGTCTTTGTGGAAATGAATTCATTGAGCCATTCTATGTCAATGCATGGATCAGCACTGCAATTATCCGGAATGTCCGAGTGCTGAAAGTTCAAGTTTTTTATTATTGTCGTGCTGATGTTGTCATTGAATTGCCTAGTTGCCTATTTACTTGCAGAACATTAGAGGATCTTGAATTGTGGGATAATCTAGATATcaatacaccaaatttggttTGTCTTCCTAGACTAAAACGTCTAACGCTTTCTGACATTCAATACAGAAATGATGAATCCGTCAGTAAGCTCATATCTGGCTGTCCAATACTAGAATTCCTGGATATTTGCAGATGCAGCTTTGATAATGTGACAGTTTTTGTAATATCTTCACCTTCACTGAAACAACTCCGTTTTCGTGGTCCCGATGACTTTCCTGAAAATC
Encoded proteins:
- the LOC113782651 gene encoding probable FBD-associated F-box protein At1g32375, with translation MENPSQKRLTLSSEMDAGASVDRISSLPDSVLCHILSFLPTTKYAVGTSILSKRWKFLWTGVPYLLFDDDRVHKSPERVRKFEQFVNKVLLLSTVQNILKFRLCGNEFIEPFYVNAWISTAIIRNVRVLKVQVFYYCRADVVIELPSCLFTCRTLEDLELWDNLDINTPNLVCLPRLKRLTLSDIQYRNDESVSKLISGCPILEFLDICRCSFDNVTVFVISSPSLKQLRFRGPDDFPENLHYKVAINTPALESLDYSNHIWQHIGVNFQNITSLVRAKIDVEAFPGDDAPQSAFCNSLVELVQALHGVKILTLSQKTMNALSYATTCLSTRRFEGLTKLVVGAGCCEWTCLQDLVEAAVNLEVLDFTKNWHREHTIESCWRDPIEVPRCLITSLKQISLEELEGCEDELAMIGYILKHGSVLNRMHLSSKVGGLSTKFQLTQKILLFPRRSPTCQIAFCRQAGPRSLFSKS